AATGGTAAATCCAGAAAGTACAGTTCTAAGTTTATTTTTGTTAATACTTTGAAATATCTCTCGCCAAGAATCTATATCGAACATACTAGTAAACTTTTTTCAAATCTTGTTTATTAGTATACTCATCACTAATAATTACTCCATCTTTTAAACGAACAATTCTATTGGTTTGTTCTGCTACATCTTCCTCGTGAGTAATTACAAAAACTGTCATTCCTTCGTCATTGATACCTTTTAAAAGGTCCATCACAGAATCTGTTGTTTTAGAATCTAATGCTCCAGTTGGCTCATCTGCTAAAATTACTTTTGGTTTGGTTACTAAAGCTCTAGCAATTGCGACTCTTTGTTTCTGTCCTCCAGATAATTCATTTGGTAAGTGATTCGCCCAAGGTCCAAGTTCTACCTTTTCTAAATATTCTTGGGCTATTTTTAAACGTTCTTTTCTTCCCATACCCTTGTAGTATAGTGGTAATGCAACGTTTTCGACTGCTGTCTTGTATGAAATCAAATTAAAGGATTGAAAAACAAACCCAAGAAATTTATTTCTTAAGATAGCTGC
This genomic stretch from Tenacibaculum jejuense harbors:
- a CDS encoding ABC transporter ATP-binding protein yields the protein MIRIEALHKSYPIGKDSLHVLKGLDLHIKEGEFVSIMGSSGSGKSTLLNIVGLLDSHDEGNYYLNGQLIQNLNEKKAAILRNKFLGFVFQSFNLISYKTAVENVALPLYYKGMGRKERLKIAQEYLEKVELGPWANHLPNELSGGQKQRVAIARALVTKPKVILADEPTGALDSKTTDSVMDLLKGINDEGMTVFVITHEEDVAEQTNRIVRLKDGVIISDEYTNKQDLKKVY